One segment of Haloplanus natans DSM 17983 DNA contains the following:
- a CDS encoding histone, producing MSVELPFAPVDTIIRRNAGDLRVSAGAAEELARRIQRHGADLAVDAAEHATVDGRKTLMAADFGVEQVVARDDLELPVAPVDRIARLEIDGHYRVSMDARIALADILEDYADNVAAAAATLANHADRRTIQAEDIETYFALFE from the coding sequence ATGAGTGTCGAGTTACCGTTCGCCCCCGTAGACACGATCATCCGTCGGAACGCGGGTGACCTGCGGGTGAGTGCGGGTGCGGCGGAGGAACTCGCCCGCCGCATCCAGCGCCACGGGGCGGACCTCGCCGTCGACGCCGCCGAGCACGCAACGGTGGACGGGCGGAAGACGCTGATGGCCGCCGACTTCGGCGTCGAGCAGGTGGTCGCCCGGGACGATCTCGAGCTCCCGGTGGCGCCGGTCGATCGAATCGCTCGCCTCGAAATCGACGGGCACTACCGCGTCTCGATGGACGCGCGGATCGCGCTCGCCGACATCCTGGAGGATTACGCGGACAACGTCGCCGCGGCGGCGGCGACGCTCGCCAACCACGCCGACCGGCGCACCATCCAGGCGGAGGACATCGAGACGTACTTCGCACTCTTCGAATAG
- a CDS encoding DUF7563 family protein has protein sequence MNTCHNCDGPVSTDFVRVFGDDSGRVHGCPDCLSGRNW, from the coding sequence ATGAACACCTGTCACAACTGCGACGGCCCGGTGAGTACGGACTTCGTGCGCGTCTTCGGCGACGACAGCGGACGCGTCCACGGCTGTCCCGACTGTCTGTCAGGTCGGAACTGGTGA
- the azf gene encoding NAD-dependent glucose-6-phosphate dehydrogenase Azf, producing the protein MDDPVLLTGAGGRVGQAILNGIGDAHEWRLLDREPLPSDRLPAGVDEDDVIVADVTDREAVADAMAGVGAAIHLAGDPRPEAPWNSVLENNIDGTQTVFEAAVEAGVEKVAFASSNHAVSAYETDERTPEMYRTDDDYLLDGTELPRPGNLYGVSKAAGETLGRYYHDAEGLAVVCVRIGNLTEGHPPRNYERGQAMWLSYRDCAHLFDCCIRADYGYEIVYGISDNERKYYAIERAKEVLGYDPQDDAADYTLDGEPKES; encoded by the coding sequence ATGGACGACCCGGTGTTACTGACGGGCGCGGGTGGGCGCGTCGGGCAAGCCATCCTGAACGGGATCGGCGACGCCCACGAGTGGCGACTGCTCGACCGGGAACCGCTGCCGAGCGACCGCCTCCCGGCGGGCGTCGACGAGGACGACGTTATCGTCGCGGACGTGACCGACCGCGAGGCGGTGGCCGACGCGATGGCGGGCGTCGGCGCGGCGATCCACCTCGCGGGCGACCCTCGGCCCGAAGCGCCGTGGAACTCGGTGCTGGAAAACAACATCGACGGGACACAGACCGTGTTCGAGGCGGCCGTCGAGGCGGGCGTCGAGAAGGTCGCGTTCGCCTCTTCGAACCACGCCGTCTCGGCCTACGAGACCGACGAGCGCACGCCCGAGATGTACCGCACCGACGACGACTACCTGCTCGATGGAACCGAACTTCCCCGTCCCGGCAACCTCTACGGCGTGAGCAAGGCTGCGGGCGAGACGCTCGGCCGGTACTACCACGACGCCGAGGGCCTCGCCGTCGTCTGTGTCCGCATCGGCAATCTCACCGAGGGACACCCGCCCCGCAACTACGAGCGCGGCCAGGCCATGTGGCTTTCCTACCGCGACTGCGCCCACCTCTTCGACTGCTGCATCCGCGCCGACTACGGCTACGAAATCGTCTACGGTATCTCCGACAACGAGCGCAAGTACTACGCCATCGAGCGCGCGAAGGAGGTGCTGGGCTACGATCCGCAGGACGACGCCGCCGACTACACGCTCGACGGCGAGCCGAAAGAGTCGTAG
- a CDS encoding creatininase family protein — protein MHLSDVTWTDVRDADAELALLPVGSTEQHGPHAPLGTDAYHAETVAEAGAERFDGDVAVAPTIPVGIAEEHRHFSGTLWVSPDTFRSYVRDVVGSLAHHGMDRVVVVNGHGGNVPALGEVTATISRHDDAYAVPFTWFEAVGEHSGEMGHGGPLETALLRATHPDLVRDERIDEARAGASQGWGDWVSKTNLAYDSAEFTANGVVGDPGAGDAELGEELLERAADALDRLLTAVAERDVSRPADR, from the coding sequence ATGCATCTCAGCGACGTTACCTGGACGGACGTGCGCGACGCCGACGCCGAACTGGCCCTCCTGCCTGTCGGGAGCACCGAACAGCACGGCCCGCACGCCCCACTGGGCACCGACGCGTACCACGCCGAGACGGTCGCCGAAGCGGGCGCCGAGCGGTTCGACGGCGACGTGGCCGTCGCGCCGACGATTCCCGTCGGTATCGCGGAGGAACACCGCCACTTCTCGGGCACGCTCTGGGTGTCGCCCGACACCTTCCGGAGTTACGTCCGCGACGTGGTCGGGAGCCTCGCACACCACGGCATGGATCGGGTGGTCGTCGTCAACGGGCACGGGGGGAACGTCCCCGCGCTCGGCGAGGTGACGGCGACCATCTCCCGCCACGACGACGCGTACGCCGTCCCGTTCACCTGGTTCGAGGCGGTGGGCGAGCACAGCGGGGAGATGGGCCACGGCGGGCCGCTTGAGACGGCGCTACTGCGGGCGACTCACCCCGACCTCGTGCGGGACGAGCGGATCGACGAGGCACGGGCGGGAGCGAGTCAGGGGTGGGGTGACTGGGTGTCGAAGACGAACCTCGCCTACGACTCCGCGGAGTTCACGGCAAACGGGGTCGTCGGCGATCCGGGAGCGGGCGACGCCGAACTGGGCGAGGAACTGCTGGAGCGGGCGGCCGACGCGCTCGACCGACTGCTGACGGCGGTCGCCGAGCGCGACGTGTCGCGGCCGGCGGACCGATAA
- a CDS encoding single-stranded DNA binding protein, which translates to MGVIEDVYEDLDTDVDFEEFEAAVHDKVEQMGGLADEETAAMLIAHELEDEEVSGIADIAPGMDEVKFLAKVVGIGDLRTFERDDDEADEGRVINLDVADGTGQVRISFWDRMAQSVADGEVEVGDVLRIKGRPQEGYSGVEVSVDQAEIDEDAEVDVQVQDTYRVDDLSLGLSDVNLQGLVLATDTMRTFERDDGSEGRVSNLTLGDETGRVRVTLWDEKADRAEELDAGTSVEVVDGYVRERDGDLELHVGSRGAVEEIDADVAYDPETTDIDALELDETADIAGGVIETDPKRTFDRDDGSEGQVRNVRIKDGTGDIRVALWGEKADLDVDLADYVVVTDAEIQEGWQDDLEASAGWRATVTVTDPPEDAAGTDAGASAAETTDSGGDSPGLGAFADDGGTESVGAEATTTDADPADGETVQFTGTVVQAGNPVVLDDGTETRSVETEADLRLGEEVTVRGPIHDGRIDADEVY; encoded by the coding sequence ATGGGCGTAATCGAGGACGTGTACGAGGACCTCGACACGGACGTCGATTTCGAGGAGTTCGAGGCCGCCGTTCACGACAAAGTCGAGCAGATGGGGGGGCTGGCCGACGAGGAGACGGCGGCGATGCTCATCGCCCACGAACTCGAGGACGAGGAGGTGAGCGGTATCGCGGACATCGCGCCGGGGATGGACGAGGTGAAGTTCCTCGCGAAGGTCGTCGGCATCGGCGACCTGCGGACCTTCGAGCGCGACGACGACGAGGCCGACGAGGGTCGCGTCATCAATCTGGACGTGGCGGACGGCACCGGACAGGTGCGCATCTCGTTCTGGGATCGCATGGCGCAGTCGGTCGCCGACGGCGAGGTCGAGGTCGGTGACGTGCTTCGGATCAAGGGCCGACCGCAGGAGGGGTACAGCGGCGTCGAGGTCAGCGTCGATCAAGCCGAGATCGACGAGGACGCCGAGGTGGACGTACAGGTGCAGGACACCTACCGCGTCGACGACCTCTCGCTTGGCCTCTCGGACGTGAACCTCCAGGGGCTGGTGCTGGCGACGGACACGATGCGGACGTTCGAGCGCGACGACGGCTCCGAAGGGCGAGTGTCGAACCTGACCCTCGGCGACGAGACGGGCCGTGTGCGGGTGACGCTCTGGGACGAGAAGGCCGATCGGGCCGAGGAACTCGACGCCGGCACGTCGGTCGAAGTCGTCGACGGCTACGTCCGGGAGCGCGACGGTGACCTCGAACTCCACGTCGGGTCACGCGGCGCGGTCGAGGAGATAGACGCCGACGTGGCGTACGATCCCGAGACGACCGACATCGACGCCCTCGAACTCGACGAGACGGCCGACATCGCGGGCGGCGTCATCGAGACGGACCCGAAGCGGACCTTCGACCGCGACGACGGGAGCGAGGGACAGGTGCGGAACGTCCGGATCAAGGACGGGACGGGCGACATCCGGGTCGCGCTCTGGGGCGAAAAGGCCGACCTCGACGTCGACCTCGCGGACTACGTGGTCGTCACCGACGCCGAGATTCAGGAGGGATGGCAGGACGACCTCGAAGCCTCCGCGGGCTGGCGGGCAACGGTGACGGTGACCGATCCGCCCGAGGACGCGGCGGGGACCGACGCGGGTGCCTCGGCCGCCGAGACGACGGACTCGGGCGGCGACAGTCCCGGTCTCGGTGCCTTCGCCGATGACGGGGGGACCGAATCGGTCGGAGCCGAGGCGACGACCACGGACGCCGATCCAGCCGACGGCGAGACGGTCCAGTTCACGGGGACGGTCGTCCAGGCCGGAAACCCGGTCGTCCTCGACGACGGGACGGAGACCCGGAGCGTCGAGACCGAGGCTGATCTGCGACTCGGCGAAGAAGTGACCGTCCGCGGGCCGATCCACGACGGACGGATCGACGCGGACGAGGTGTACTAA
- a CDS encoding DUF309 domain-containing protein, which produces MDSSIRAGVAIYNAGKYHAAHDAWEEPWLGLDDGTDDERFLHGLIQFTAAVYHARTRNWSGATGLAESAGDYLAGLPSPYRGVDVDAARRALSTLATDPEAIERRRPPPLRYEGAALALSDLRFEAAAVAALVLAEEGGYDAAPVERAITLAREEIAGGERTLFTTVVMEFVTADAARSLVYRRLVDHVARRNREDADVEGLFED; this is translated from the coding sequence ATGGACTCGTCGATTCGGGCCGGCGTCGCCATCTACAACGCCGGCAAGTACCACGCCGCCCACGACGCGTGGGAGGAGCCGTGGCTCGGCCTCGACGACGGCACCGACGACGAACGGTTTCTGCACGGCCTCATCCAGTTCACGGCCGCGGTCTATCACGCTCGAACCCGGAACTGGAGCGGGGCGACGGGCCTCGCCGAGAGCGCGGGCGACTACCTCGCCGGCCTCCCCTCGCCGTACCGCGGGGTCGACGTCGACGCCGCGCGGCGCGCGCTGTCGACCCTCGCCACCGATCCGGAAGCCATCGAGCGCCGCCGCCCCCCGCCGCTTCGCTACGAGGGGGCGGCGCTCGCGCTCTCCGACCTCCGATTCGAGGCGGCCGCCGTGGCGGCGCTGGTTCTCGCCGAAGAAGGCGGCTACGACGCCGCGCCGGTCGAGCGAGCGATCACGCTCGCCCGCGAGGAAATCGCGGGCGGCGAGCGGACGCTCTTTACCACCGTCGTGATGGAGTTCGTGACCGCCGACGCGGCGCGCTCGCTCGTCTACCGACGGCTCGTCGACCACGTCGCACGCCGGAACCGGGAGGACGCCGACGTCGAGGGGCTGTTCGAGGACTAG
- the cca gene encoding CCA tRNA nucleotidyltransferase: MSDFEAVTARVADRVTPDAAERERLRVAVDDLTRRVRDALADLPVEASVVQVGSTARGTWLADDRDIDLFVRFPADLDRADLERYGLDVGRAALPDGHEEYAEHPYVTGEIGGFDVDLVPCYDVADATAIQSAVDRTPFHDAYLQERLDATLARDVRLFKAFLTGIGAYGSDLRTRGFSGYLSELLVLEHGGFEPLLRAAADWQPPVRLDPENHGTAAFDDPLVVIDPTDPARNVAAVCSSENVARLQHHARALLADPRESLFTPSEPDPLDAAAVHAHLDRRETTPVAVVFETPDLVDDQLYPQLRKSLDGITGELDRRGFAPLRSATFADGRAVLLVELAVSELAAVERHDGPPVHVRDHATGFYDAYADRDVYGPFLDGDRYVVEREREFTSPDDLLGSDAIFEVALGARVETALDDGYDLLVGSEVATLADDFGVELARYFEPRP; the protein is encoded by the coding sequence ATGAGCGACTTCGAGGCCGTCACCGCGCGGGTGGCCGACCGCGTGACGCCTGACGCCGCCGAGCGCGAGCGCCTCCGAGTGGCCGTCGACGACCTGACGCGACGGGTCCGCGACGCCCTCGCCGACCTCCCCGTCGAGGCGAGCGTCGTCCAGGTCGGATCGACGGCCCGTGGGACGTGGCTCGCCGACGACCGGGACATCGACCTCTTCGTCCGGTTTCCCGCCGACCTCGACCGCGCCGACCTGGAGCGGTACGGCCTCGACGTGGGCCGGGCCGCCCTCCCCGATGGCCACGAGGAGTACGCCGAACATCCCTACGTCACGGGCGAAATCGGGGGGTTCGATGTGGATCTCGTCCCCTGTTACGACGTGGCCGACGCGACGGCGATCCAGTCGGCGGTCGACCGCACACCCTTCCACGACGCGTACCTGCAAGAACGACTCGATGCGACTCTCGCTCGCGACGTGCGCCTGTTCAAGGCGTTCCTCACCGGAATCGGCGCCTACGGGAGCGACCTCCGCACCCGCGGGTTCTCCGGCTACCTGTCGGAACTGCTCGTCCTCGAGCACGGCGGGTTCGAACCCCTGCTCCGTGCCGCCGCGGACTGGCAGCCACCCGTTCGTCTCGACCCCGAGAACCACGGAACGGCGGCGTTCGACGACCCGCTCGTGGTGATCGATCCGACCGATCCGGCGCGCAACGTCGCCGCCGTCTGCTCGTCCGAGAACGTCGCTCGCCTCCAGCATCACGCCCGTGCCCTGCTGGCCGATCCCCGCGAATCGTTGTTTACCCCCAGCGAGCCCGACCCGCTCGACGCCGCCGCGGTCCACGCCCACCTCGACCGCCGGGAGACGACGCCCGTCGCCGTCGTCTTCGAGACGCCGGATCTCGTGGACGATCAGCTCTATCCACAACTGCGCAAATCCCTCGACGGGATCACGGGCGAACTCGACCGACGCGGATTCGCGCCCCTCCGGAGCGCCACGTTCGCCGACGGCCGGGCCGTCCTCCTCGTCGAACTCGCCGTCTCCGAACTGGCCGCCGTCGAGCGCCACGACGGGCCGCCCGTCCACGTCCGCGACCACGCGACCGGCTTCTACGACGCGTACGCCGACCGCGACGTGTACGGTCCCTTCCTCGACGGCGACCGCTACGTCGTCGAGCGCGAGCGGGAGTTCACGTCTCCCGACGACTTGCTCGGGAGCGACGCCATCTTCGAGGTAGCGCTCGGCGCACGCGTCGAGACGGCACTCGACGACGGGTACGACCTGCTCGTCGGCAGCGAGGTGGCGACGCTCGCCGACGACTTCGGCGTCGAACTCGCACGCTACTTCGAGCCGCGTCCCTAG
- a CDS encoding dihydroneopterin aldolase family protein: MATDAQQACFEAGIKFGSLYHQFAGTPVSPDSATSLERAMADAIENQPFCESVTVDIDEAALTDAADDHGYVELTGRFMEVGMRIEYEGVVVRTAMEMEGEYPLMRLVDVE; encoded by the coding sequence ATGGCTACCGACGCACAACAGGCCTGCTTCGAGGCGGGCATCAAGTTCGGCTCACTCTACCACCAGTTCGCGGGGACGCCCGTCTCGCCCGACAGCGCCACCAGCCTCGAACGCGCCATGGCCGACGCCATCGAGAACCAGCCGTTCTGCGAGTCGGTGACCGTGGATATCGACGAGGCGGCCCTCACCGACGCCGCCGACGACCACGGCTACGTCGAACTCACCGGCCGCTTCATGGAGGTGGGGATGCGAATCGAGTACGAGGGCGTCGTCGTCCGTACGGCGATGGAGATGGAGGGAGAGTATCCGCTGATGCGACTCGTCGACGTAGAATAG
- a CDS encoding DUF5790 family protein encodes MSQTTLGDDELFGEAAEEMRADVEEHLTKARAELPAAADVWETEAENVLGVLNGLRSALDVGEAEAHLRQAKKWYTMGERADAFEDAADLAAAIEDLESLIASIDEAHDGVSDLTNAIPELRGSLQEFEDAEE; translated from the coding sequence ATGAGTCAGACGACGCTCGGCGACGACGAACTCTTCGGCGAGGCGGCGGAAGAGATGCGCGCGGACGTGGAAGAACACTTGACGAAGGCGCGCGCCGAACTTCCCGCCGCCGCCGACGTCTGGGAGACGGAGGCGGAAAACGTCCTCGGCGTCCTGAACGGCCTCCGCTCGGCGCTCGACGTGGGCGAGGCCGAGGCGCACCTCCGGCAGGCGAAAAAGTGGTACACGATGGGCGAACGCGCCGACGCCTTCGAGGACGCCGCCGACCTCGCGGCCGCCATCGAGGACCTCGAATCGCTGATCGCCTCGATCGACGAGGCCCACGACGGCGTGAGCGACCTCACGAACGCGATTCCGGAGCTCCGCGGGTCGCTACAGGAGTTCGAGGACGCGGAGGAGTGA
- a CDS encoding histone deacetylase family protein: protein MQFGYSETCLDHDTGARHPETADRLRAIRQQLTRRHGVEYVDADPASVDTVGTVHDADYVADLREFCADGGGEWDADTVASRGTWDAALTSAGLAQWAAERALDGDDGRETPFSLGRPPGHHAVEADAMGFCFFNNAAVAAQSVLDSGAADRVAIFDWDVHHGNGTQDIFYDRDDVCYVSLHEQGLFPGTGDIEETGTGAGEGTTLNVPLRAGAGDADYLLTYERAVAPVLDRFDPDLLLVSAGFDAHRHDPISRMRVSTEGYASLTERVRATADDADAGLGFVLEGGYSLDTLSESIATVHETFDGRSPVEDDADPTDDTTDLLDEVRSIHGL, encoded by the coding sequence ATGCAGTTCGGCTACAGCGAGACCTGTCTCGACCACGATACTGGCGCCCGGCATCCGGAGACGGCGGACCGCCTCCGGGCGATCCGCCAACAGCTCACCCGCCGTCACGGCGTCGAGTACGTCGACGCCGATCCGGCGTCGGTCGATACCGTCGGCACCGTCCACGACGCCGACTACGTCGCCGACCTCCGCGAATTCTGTGCCGACGGTGGCGGCGAGTGGGACGCCGACACCGTCGCCTCCCGGGGCACGTGGGACGCCGCCCTCACGAGCGCCGGCCTTGCCCAGTGGGCGGCCGAACGCGCCCTCGACGGCGACGACGGGCGCGAGACGCCGTTTTCGCTCGGCCGCCCACCCGGACACCACGCCGTCGAAGCCGACGCGATGGGCTTTTGCTTTTTCAACAACGCGGCCGTCGCAGCCCAGTCGGTCCTCGACTCCGGCGCCGCCGACCGCGTCGCGATTTTCGACTGGGACGTCCACCACGGCAACGGCACACAGGACATCTTCTACGACCGCGACGACGTGTGTTACGTCTCGCTCCACGAACAGGGGCTGTTCCCGGGAACCGGCGACATCGAGGAGACCGGAACCGGCGCGGGCGAGGGGACGACGCTCAACGTCCCGCTCCGTGCCGGCGCGGGTGACGCCGACTACTTACTGACCTACGAGCGGGCGGTCGCTCCCGTCCTCGACCGGTTCGACCCCGACTTGCTCTTGGTGAGTGCGGGCTTCGACGCCCACCGCCACGACCCCATCTCGCGGATGCGCGTCTCGACCGAGGGGTACGCCAGCCTCACCGAGCGGGTTCGGGCGACCGCCGACGACGCCGACGCCGGCCTCGGATTCGTCCTCGAAGGCGGCTACAGTCTCGATACGCTCTCCGAGAGCATCGCGACCGTCCACGAGACGTTCGACGGTCGGTCGCCCGTCGAGGACGACGCTGACCCGACCGACGACACGACCGACCTGCTCGACGAGGTGCGGTCGATCCACGGCCTCTAG
- a CDS encoding ABC transporter substrate-binding protein — translation MSRERMTRREALGAAGTAAAFGLAGCVGGTGGGGNADASATNTPAASTDLSVILNWKPNATQAGYFVADRNGFYEEEGLNVDLVSGQGGAFAAKQVGLGNQDIGLGTGVALLQARNRDLDIRSFAGTQDSNAAIYTVEEQFGEALTEPAQLAGKRVAVVAESAKTMTYLQMLLDQEGISEEVELVNVGVEQQTSNLLSGNVDAAVGIFSDSLGLEDKGYNASMLWLANYTPAIGRTVFAQPGSVAENPEAMRGFLRATARGWAWASNNPAGAMDRMVEARPSLSKSREIGLLKMQYTAKHLVLSETVREHGWGYQRADAWDRVVTGLIENDVIDAGIAVDDVWTNEYLDTDTDYVGDYAARVSTDYDLPV, via the coding sequence ATGTCTCGGGAACGCATGACGCGGCGCGAAGCGTTGGGGGCGGCGGGCACAGCGGCGGCGTTCGGACTCGCGGGCTGTGTCGGCGGCACGGGTGGCGGCGGGAACGCCGACGCCAGTGCGACGAACACGCCGGCCGCGTCGACCGATCTCTCCGTCATTCTGAACTGGAAGCCGAACGCGACACAGGCGGGCTACTTCGTCGCCGACCGGAACGGTTTCTACGAGGAGGAGGGGCTGAACGTCGACCTGGTCTCCGGACAGGGAGGTGCGTTCGCGGCGAAACAGGTCGGCCTCGGTAACCAGGATATCGGGCTGGGGACGGGCGTCGCGCTGTTGCAGGCGCGGAACCGTGACCTCGACATCCGCTCGTTCGCCGGCACCCAGGACTCGAACGCGGCTATCTACACCGTCGAGGAGCAGTTCGGCGAGGCGCTCACCGAACCGGCACAACTCGCCGGCAAACGGGTCGCCGTCGTCGCCGAGTCGGCCAAGACGATGACGTATCTGCAGATGCTTCTCGATCAAGAAGGCATCAGTGAGGAGGTGGAACTCGTCAACGTCGGCGTCGAACAGCAGACGTCGAATCTCCTCTCTGGGAACGTCGACGCCGCGGTCGGCATCTTCTCCGACTCGCTCGGCCTCGAAGACAAGGGGTACAACGCCTCGATGCTCTGGCTCGCCAACTACACGCCGGCCATCGGCCGGACCGTCTTCGCCCAGCCCGGGTCCGTCGCGGAGAACCCCGAGGCGATGCGTGGCTTCCTCCGCGCGACCGCCCGCGGGTGGGCGTGGGCGTCCAACAACCCGGCGGGAGCGATGGATCGCATGGTCGAGGCGCGGCCCAGCCTGTCGAAATCCCGCGAGATCGGCCTCCTCAAGATGCAGTACACGGCGAAGCATCTCGTGTTGAGCGAGACGGTCCGCGAACACGGCTGGGGCTACCAGCGCGCCGACGCCTGGGATCGGGTCGTCACGGGGCTCATCGAAAACGACGTGATCGACGCCGGCATCGCCGTCGACGACGTGTGGACCAACGAGTATCTGGATACGGACACGGACTACGTCGGCGACTACGCCGCACGGGTTTCCACCGACTACGATCTCCCAGTCTGA
- a CDS encoding vWA domain-containing protein, with protein MQDDFNLSRRKALAALGTIGVASAGAGLGTSAYFSDQETFENNRLVAGELDLKMDWEEHYSDWSADEDDPGVPEGDALDITMDEPADPTQYTAFPPGVEAFDGEPGDDFVNGDPLLYVNNDDVGQFMDNTSVEAFPDSDDDGVQDEFDATNACTILADVGNDDGGLDSDLRTESSRGDPLIGLDDVKPGDFGELTLSFHLCDNPGYVWLNAANVSAAENGLTEPEADDPDETGPTDETSTSVQNEVELLDEIQTALWYDTDCNNLTGGRGGATGSAADVALVLDDSGSIGSSERNDIISAAKVFIDELSTTDQAATVAFGSSAEVEQQLTQLDTQGNVDAVKDAIDTYGSSGVGSNTNIDAALDAANGELESSRARQSATPVIVLLSDGSPSANDGVEGTDDALDNDFEAAVEEADDVKSSGKRIITIGFGLDAGGDGENLLRAVAGTTANSESDYTDYESGSGDEPDDEGDYFAAPEPEDLQGQFEDIAGVITTGEEIFFQGSLRNALAALTDGNGIPLDGDAGDDFDELGSDPTASGRACFPQTPATNCLGFSWWLPADHGNEIQGDSVAFDLGFYTEQCRHNDGSGMNNEAVGNPDELDA; from the coding sequence ATGCAAGACGACTTCAATCTCTCTCGACGGAAGGCACTGGCCGCACTCGGCACCATCGGCGTCGCCTCGGCGGGCGCCGGCCTCGGCACGAGCGCGTACTTCAGCGACCAGGAGACGTTCGAAAACAACCGACTCGTGGCGGGCGAGCTCGATCTGAAGATGGACTGGGAGGAGCATTACTCCGACTGGTCGGCCGACGAGGACGATCCGGGGGTGCCCGAGGGTGACGCCCTCGACATCACGATGGACGAGCCGGCGGACCCGACCCAGTACACCGCCTTCCCGCCCGGTGTGGAGGCGTTCGATGGCGAGCCCGGCGACGACTTCGTCAACGGCGATCCGCTCCTGTACGTCAACAACGACGACGTCGGCCAGTTCATGGACAACACGTCCGTCGAGGCGTTCCCGGATTCGGACGACGACGGGGTACAGGACGAGTTCGACGCGACGAACGCCTGTACCATCCTCGCCGACGTCGGCAACGACGACGGTGGCCTCGATTCCGACCTGCGGACCGAAAGCAGCCGTGGCGACCCGCTCATCGGCCTCGACGACGTCAAGCCGGGTGACTTCGGCGAACTCACGCTCAGCTTCCACCTGTGTGACAATCCGGGCTACGTCTGGCTGAACGCGGCCAACGTCTCGGCGGCCGAGAACGGACTCACCGAACCCGAAGCCGACGACCCCGACGAGACGGGACCGACCGACGAGACGTCGACCTCGGTGCAGAACGAGGTCGAACTCCTCGACGAGATTCAGACCGCCCTCTGGTACGACACGGACTGTAACAATCTGACCGGCGGGCGTGGGGGCGCGACCGGCTCCGCAGCCGACGTGGCGCTCGTCCTCGACGATTCGGGATCGATCGGCTCGTCGGAACGGAACGACATCATCAGCGCCGCGAAGGTGTTTATCGACGAACTCAGCACGACCGACCAGGCCGCGACGGTGGCCTTCGGGAGCAGCGCCGAGGTAGAGCAGCAACTCACACAACTCGACACGCAGGGCAACGTCGACGCGGTAAAAGACGCCATCGACACCTACGGGAGCTCCGGAGTCGGGAGCAACACCAACATCGACGCGGCGCTCGACGCGGCGAACGGGGAACTGGAGAGCAGTCGCGCGCGCCAGAGCGCGACGCCGGTCATCGTGTTGTTGAGCGACGGCTCCCCGTCGGCCAACGACGGAGTCGAGGGCACCGACGACGCCCTCGACAACGACTTCGAGGCCGCCGTCGAGGAGGCCGACGACGTGAAAAGCTCCGGGAAACGCATCATCACCATCGGGTTCGGACTCGACGCCGGCGGCGACGGCGAGAACCTGCTCAGAGCAGTCGCCGGAACGACCGCCAACAGCGAGTCGGACTACACCGACTACGAGAGCGGCAGCGGCGACGAGCCGGACGACGAGGGCGACTACTTCGCGGCGCCCGAACCGGAGGACCTCCAGGGGCAGTTCGAGGACATCGCGGGCGTCATCACGACGGGCGAGGAGATATTCTTCCAAGGGTCGCTCCGCAACGCGCTGGCGGCGCTCACCGACGGCAACGGGATCCCCCTCGACGGCGACGCCGGTGACGACTTCGACGAACTCGGCAGCGATCCGACCGCCAGCGGCCGTGCCTGCTTCCCACAGACGCCCGCGACCAACTGTCTGGGGTTCTCGTGGTGGCTGCCGGCCGACCACGGCAACGAGATCCAAGGCGACTCCGTCGCCTTCGACCTCGGCTTCTACACCGAGCAGTGCCGCCACAACGACGGGAGCGGCATGAACAACGAGGCAGTCGGCAACCCCGACGAACTCGACGCCTGA